The Streptomyces sp. V4I8 genome includes the window ACCGGCCGGCACCACCTCTCCGGCCGCACCCGGCATGGCACCTCCGGCCGCACCCGCCGTCCGGCCCGACGGAGGCCTGTCGGTCTACCTGATCGACCCCGACGGCCTGGCTTCCCCCGTTCTGCTCACCACGGAGACGCACGCCGCCTCCCTGCGGCTGTGCGATCTCAGCCGCGACGGCGGCCTCGCGCTGCTGCGACGGGGGCCGCGCGGACGGCGCGAGGCCGTCGTCCGGCGCACCGCCGACTCGGAGAACACCTTCGCCATGCCGGTCGCCGACGGCGACCCGTGGATCGGCCGGTTCTCCCCGGACGGACGGACCCTGTGGCTGCGCAGCAACGCCGCCCAGGGGTACGCGGCGCTCTTCGCCGTCGCTCTGGACACCGACGGCGGGTCACACGGTGTGTCCCTCGTGGCGGAACGCGAGGGCAGCGACCTCGAACTCCTGGCGCTCGCGCACGACGGCCGCACGGCCGCGCTGGCCTGGAACGTCCAGGGGGCGAGCGAGCTGGAACTCGTCGAGACCTTCCCGGCCCGGCAGGCCCCGGACAGCACGGGCCCCGCACGGCCCGTTCCCCTGCCCCACGAGGTCGTCACCCGCGTGACGGCCGCCGGCACCGGGCGCCTGCTGCTCGCCCTGTCCGGGTCACAGCGCCGGCCGGGTGTCTGGTGGGCCCACGAAGGCGTGGCCATGCTGCGCACCCCGTGGTCCTCCCAGGACCGGGATGCCGTCCCGCCGGGCCGCCCGCCGGTGCGCCCCGTCCCCCTGCGGCTCACAGCGAGGGACGGGCTGCCCCTGAGCGGCTGGTACTACAGGGCGCCCGGACGTCCCTCCGACGAACCGGCGCCGTGCGTGATCCATCTGCACGGCGGTCCCGAGGAACAGGAACGTCCGGTGTTCCACCCGCTCTACCACGAGCTGGTCGGGCGAGGCCTGGACGTCTTCGCGCCCGACGTCCGCGGCTCCCTGGGGCACGGCCGCTCCTTCGTCGACGCCGACCTCGGCGCAGGACGCTTCGCGGCGTTCGACGACGTCGCCGACTGCGCGGGCCACGCCGTCATGGCCGGCCCGGCCGATCCGACGCGGCTGGCGGTCATGGGCCGCTCGTACGGCGGCTATCTGACCTTCGCCTCCGTCGTCTGGCACCCGGATCTGTTCCGCGCCGCTGTCGCCGTCTGCGGGATGTCGGACTTTCTCACCTTCTTCGCCGGCACCGAGCCGTGGATCGCGGAATCGGCCGCGCACAAGTACGGCCACCCGGAACGCGACCGTGAGCTTCTGCATGCCCTGTCGCCGATGAGCCGCATCGACGCGCTGCGTGTCCCGCTCCTCGCCGTCCACGGCGAACACGACACCAACGTGCCGCCGGGGGAGTCCCAGCAGTTCGTACGCGCCGCGCGTGAACGTGGCCTCGACGCCGAGCTGCTGACCCTTCGCGACGAGGGCCACGACTTCCTGCGCTCGGACAACCGGCGCCTGTTCCGCCGGGCCGCCGCGGACTGGCTGGAACGGCACCTGCACGCGTGAACCGTCTACAAAGCCACCGCCATGGCGATCAGCCCGATCGCCACCAGGACCACCACCAGCATGATCAGGACGAGCGGCCCCGGCCCCCAGCCCCTGCGCAGATCGGACTGGGGATAGGAGATGCCGGACGTACTGCTCTCCTCGGCGGGCGGGGTCTCACCGGGTGGCACGAGGCCCCCGGGGTCGAGATGTGGAGTTCGTGTCGGCTCGGGATCGGGGTTCGTCATGGCACACCCTCCTCTCCGGGATGGGTTGCTGCGAAGTCCGTTCACCTGTTGGGGCGCGCGGCGCTGATGTCGCCGAGAGCCGATTCGGGATCGCGCTCGATGGCCAGGTCACCGATGGAGACGATGCCCACCGCGTGACGTTCCTGGTCGACGACCGGTACACGCCGGACGGAATGCTCACGCATCACCTTCACCGCGAGCCCCAGGTCGTCGTCGGGCTTCACCGTGACCAGATCCTCGCTGCACGCCTCGGCCACGGTCGTGTTGCCGGGATCGCCGCCCTCGGCCATGGCGCGGATCACCAGGTCACGGTCGCTGACCAGGCCGCGCAGCTGCTCGCCCTCGGTGACCAGCACGGCGCCGATGTTCTCGTCGCGCATCATCCGGGCCACCGTCTGGACCGAGGTCAGCGGTTCGACGGTCGTAAGGTCGGACGTCATGACGTCGCGGACATGCTGAGTCATGGGAACGTCCCTCCGTGGAGTGGGGCGGTGCCTTTCACCGCCGTGCGGCCACCGAGTACCCGTGGACGACCCGGCTCCCACGTAACCCGTGTGGCCGCCTTTCACCGTGCGGCCCGCCGGCTCGTCGTCGATGCTGATCCTCCACGCCACAGAGGTCACGACGTGAGCGGATGCGATGCGCGATGCCGATCAGTAGAGGGTGCCGCGGCCTTCTGGTGGCCGCGCTCGCCGTGACGACCGGCTGCGGTGCCGCCGCGGGGCGAGCGCGGCGACGCCGCATCCGCTGCCGCGACCGGATTCACGGGCGCCCTGCAACGGGCCGACGGCAGACGGGCGTGCGCTCTGCTGGCGCCGAGAACGCTCGACGAACTGGAGAAGTCCGAGCGGACGTCCTGCGCTCAGGCGGTGGTCCAGGAGCGGCTGCCCGCCGGGCACACGGTCCGCAAGGTCGACGTGTACGGCGATCAGGCCCGGGTCGTCCTCACCGACGACACGCTGTTCCTGGCCCACTTCCCGTCCGGCTGGAAGGTGACCGCCGCCGGGTGCACGCCCCGCCCGGAGCAGCCGTACGACTGCACGGTCAAGGGCGGGTGAGGGCACGGTGCGGACCATGTTCAGCCTGTGCCTGCTTCTCGTGCTCGGCGGCCTCGCCTACTTCATGACGCTGGGGCTGATGCACCGATGACCGTGCGTCGCTTCCTGCGCGAGAACGGCCTGAGCCTGGCGTTCGGGACCGGCTTTCTGCTGGCCCTGTGCGGACAGGCGATCGCGGGGCACGCTGACTTCAACAACGCGCTGGTCAGCGACGGAATGCAGCCGATCGGCCTGGGCGCCTACCTGACCTCGTCGGACTTCGCCGTCGATGTGACGGAGAACTGGCAGTCCGAGTACCTGCAGTTCTTCCTCTACATCTTCGTCACCGTCTGGCTGCTCCAGCGCGGCTCGCCGGAGTCCAAGGAGCTCGACAAGGCAGGCCCCGAGTCCGACGAGGACCAGCTCACCGGGGAGCACGCCCCGGCCGACGCTCCCCGCTGGGCACGCGTCGGCGGCTGGCGCCAGGCGGTGTACTCCAGGTCGCTGGGCCTGGTGATGGGAGGCATCTTCCTGCTGTCCTGGCTGGCCCAGTCCGTCACCGGCGCCGCCGCCTACAACGAACAGCGACTGCGCGACCTCCAGGCCCCCGTCAGCTGGGCCCGGTACATCACCGGGGCCGACTTCTGGAACCGCACCTTCCAGAACTGGCAGTCCGAGCTGCTGGCGGTCGCCTCCATGGTCGTCCTGTCGATCTACCTGCGCCAGCGCGGCTCCCCGGAATCCAAGCCGGTCGGCGCCGCCCACACCGCGACGGGCGTGGAGGGCTGACAACGGGGCGGCGTTAGGCAGCCGTGGCCAGGGGTACCGGGGATGCACCGCGCGCCAGGCGTCGTCGCTGGTCTCCGGGAGGTGGGTATGGACGTCTCGGTGGACAGGATCGCGTTGCCGTGGGGGAGTCGTACCCCGTACGGCCGGGACGAGGCGTGGCCCGTGCGGGTGGACACGTGCCTCGCCGACGGGGTCGACGCGGGCGGCGTGCAGCGGTGGGTGCAGGCCGCGTCGATCCTGCACTCCGACGGGGACGCGATGGACATCGCGGTCCTGGACGGGCGCATGGTCGGGGTGCGCGGCCGGGCGCAGGACCGTGTGAACCGCGGCCGGCTGGAGCCCAAGGACCTCTTCGCCTGGCAGGCCAACGCCTCCCCCGACCGGCTGACGAGGCCGCTCGTGCGCCGGGACGGACGCCTCGTGGAGTGCGACTGGGCCACCGCGATGGACAGGATCGTGGCCCACTCCCGGGAACTGCTGGAGGAACGCGGCCCGGGAGCGATCGGCTTCTACACCACCGGCCAGCTCTACCTGGAGGAGTACTACACGCTCGCCGTGCTGGCCCGGGCCGGCATCGGCACCAACCACCTCGACGGCAACACCCGCCTGTGCACGTCCACCGCCGCCGAGGCGCTGAAGGAGTCCTTCGGCTGCGACGGACAGCCCGGCACCTACGACGACATCGACCACGCCGACGTCATCGCACTGTTCGGCCACAACCTCGCCGAGACACAGCCCGTGCAGTGGATGCGCGTCCTGGACCGGCTGGAGGGCGCGGATCCGCCCCGCCTGCTGTGCGTCGACCCGCGCCCCACACCGGTGGCCCGCGAGGCCACGGTGCACCTGGCGCCCCGCCTCGGCACGAACGTGGCACTGCTCAACGCGCTGCTGCACGAGATCATCCGTACCGACCGCGTCGACCACGACTACATCGCGGCCCACACCGTCGGCTACGAGGAGCTGGCCTCCCGGGTGCGGGACAGCACCCCCGAGTGGGCGGCGGCGATCTGCGACGTACCCGCCGCCCGCATCACCGAGGCCGCCGAACTCCTCGGCTCGGCCGACCGGCTCCTGTCCACCGTGCTCCAGGGCGTCTACCAGTCCCACCAGGCCACCGCGGCCGCCGTACAGGTCAACAACCTCCACCTGATCCGCGGCATGCTCGGCCGGCCCGGCGCGGGCGTGCTCCAGATGAACGGGCAGCCCACCGCGCAGAACACCCGCGAGTGCGGCGCCGACGGGGATCTGCCGGGCTTCCGCAACTGGCAGAACGACGCGCACATCGCCGAGCTGGCCGACCTGTGGAACGTCGACCCGAAGACCATCCCGCACTACGCCCCGCCCACCCACGCGATGCAGATGTTCCGCTACGCCGAACAGGGCTCGCTGCGCATGCTGTGGGTCACCGGCACCAACCCCGCGGTGTCGCTGCCCGAGCTGTCCCGGATCCGCTCGATCCTGGCCCAGGAGCGCCTCTTCGTGGTGGTGCAGGACCTGTTCCTCACCGAGACCGCGCAGCTGGCGGACGTGGTACTGCCCGCGGCGACATGGGGCGAGAAGACCGGCACCTTCACCAACGCCGACCGCACCGTCCACCTGTCCGACAAGGCCGTCGAACCGCCTGGCGAGGCCAGGCCCGACCTGGAGATCTTCCTCGACTACGCGGCCCGCATGGAGCTCCGGGACAAGGACGGCGGCCCGCTGATCACCTGGCACGACCCGGAGTCCGCGTTCGAGGCGTGGAAGCGGTGCAGCGCCGGCCGCCCCTGCGACTACACCGGCCTCACCCACGCGCGACTGCGCGGCGGGACCGGCATCCAGTGGCCGTGCGACGAGGACGCCCCGCACGGCACGCAACGCCTCTACACCGACGGCATCACCTGGGCACACCCCGACGTCTGCGAGTCCTACGGCAAGGACCTGGAGACCGGCGCGACCGACGACGTCGTCGAGTACCGCTCGCTCAACCCGGAGGGCAAGGCCGTGATCAGGGCGGCCGCGTATCTGCCGCCGCACGAACAGCCCGACGACCAGTACCCGTTCCAGCTGGCCACCGGCCGGACGATCTACCACTTCCACACCCGTACGAAGACCGGGCGCACCCCCCAGCTGAACGAGGCCGCCCCCGACGTATGGGTGGAAGCCTCCGCGTCCGACGCGTCCGCGCTCGCACTGGAGGAGGGCGACCTGGTGGAGGTCAGCACGCCGCGCGGCGCGATGCGCGGGCGGCTGCGGGTGACGGGCATCCGGCCGGGACTGCTCTTCGTCCCCTTCCACTACGGCTACTGGGACACCAAGGCCGGGCACGCGCCGGACGGCGAGACGGCCGGGCGCGCCGCGAACGAGACCACCGTCACCGACTGGGACCCCGTCTCCAAGCAGCCGCTGTTCAAGACCGCCGCGGCCGCCCTCCGCCGCGTCGAACGCGGTGACGGCCACCCCGCTCCCGCACCGACGACCACCGCCTCCGCGCCCTCCCGCGCGGACGCCGTGCCGGGCACGACCGGCGGCCCCGCCGCCCTCGTGAAGGAGGACGCCGGATGAACGGCATCACCCTCACCCTGCGCGCCCTCCACCACGGCGAACAGCGCCTGGCGGACGAGCTGACGGCCGTCGCGGAACGTCATCGCACGGAGCACGAGGTCCACCATGTCGCCACCGACCTCGCCCGCTGGTCCCGCGAACACGTCCAACGGGTGGCCGACACCGGCCGCGACCACGGCGTGAACCTCGCCGGCCCTGCCGACCACGACACCTCGGGCCTGCTGTCGACGCTCAGGCAGAAGGCGGCCGAGGCGGTGGGCCGGCGCCCGGAACCGGGCCTCCTGCTGCTGCGCGACCTGCGCGAGCTGCACCTCGACGCCACGGAGAACTCCCTGTACTGGGAGATGCTCGCCCAGGCCGCACAGGCCACCAGGGACGACCCGCTCCTCGCCCTGGCCTCCGCCTGCCATCCGCAGACGCTGCGGCAGCTGCGCTGGACCAACACCATGATCAAGAACCTCTCGCCACAGATCCTGACCAGCCTGTCCTGACCTGCTTGTGAGGACCGATTGACCACGCCGTGGCACAGTGGCGCTATGTGCGGCCGTTATGCCTCCACCCGCAGCCCCGAGGATCTCGCCCAGCTCTTCCAGGTAGCCGAGTGGCATCCGGAGGAAACCCTCGCGCCCAGCTGGAACGTGGCGCCGACCGACGAGGTCTGGGCCGTCCTGGAGCGCACACCACGCGGCGCCGACGAGGACGAACCCGCGCGGCGCCGGCTGCGGCCGCTGCGGTGGGGTCTGGTGCCCTCGTGGGCGAAGGACGCGAAGATCGGCGCGAAGCTGATCAACGCGCGGGTGGAGACCGTGCACGAGAAACCCGCCTTCCGCCGGGCGTTCGTCAAACGCCGCTGTCTGCTGCCGGCCGACGGCTTCTACGAGTGGGACGAGGTCAAGGACGGCACGTCGGGCAAGGTCCGCAAGCAGCCGTACTTCATCCACCCGGAGGACGGGCAGGTGCTGGCCCTTGCCGGGCTGTACGAGTTCTGGCGGGATCCCGAGATCAAGGATGCCGACGATCCCGCCGCCTGGCTGCTGACCTGCACCATCATCACCACCGAGGCCACCGACGCCGCCGGCCGCATCCATCCCCGCATGCCGCTCGCCCTCACCCCCGAGCACTACGACGCCTGGCTCGACCCCGAGCACCGGTCGACCGACGACCTGCGCGCCCTGCTCACCCCACCGGCAGACGGTCACCTGGACGCGCGCCCGGTCTCTCCGGCCGTCAACAGCGTCCGCAACAACGGTCCGCAGCTGCTGGACGAGGTGCCCGCCCCCTGACCTGGCTGAAGGTGAGTTCTCGGTAAGGGTTGCCCCGGCGGACGGCCTGAAGACGCATTTGACATCCGTTTTCATCTAGCGTGGGTCGAAGCCGGGCTGGATGGAGCTCGGCGGACATTCGCCGTCTTCCCCTGCCTCGGAGGAATCCATGCCCGCGCCCTCGACCCGACTCCTCGCCCCGCTCATAGTCAGTGCCTGCCTCATCTGCCTTGCCGGCTGCGGCGGTTCGTCCGGCTCCGGAAGTGATGACAACGATGCCGCGCAGAGCCCCGCCGCGGCGACCGTCATCCCGGTCGTCGCCTCCACGAACGTCTACGGCGACATGGCCGAGCGAATAGGCGGCGGCAAGGTGCAGGTCACCTCGGTCATCAGCGACCCCGACCAGGATCCGCACTCCTACGAGGCCAGCACCCAGAACCGGTTGGCGCTTTCCAAGGCCAAGGTCGTCATCGAGAACGGCGGAGGTTACGACGACTTCATCGACCGCATGCTGAAGAGCGGCGACTCGTCCGCCGAGGTGATCAACGCGGTCAAGGTCTCCGGGAAGACGGCCCCGGCGGGCGGGGAGCTCAACGAGCACGTCTGGTACGACTTCCCCACGGTCGCCAAGCTCGCCGACCGCATCGCCGCCGCCCTGGCCGAGGCCGACCCGGCCGACGCCGCCACCTTCACCAAGAACGCCAAGGGCTTCGAGGAGAAGCTCAAGCCGCTGGAGCAGAAGGAAGCCCGGATCAAGGCCGACCACGGCGGCGAGCGCGTGGCCATCACCGAGCCCGTGCCGCTGTACCTGCTCCAGGCCGCCGGGCTGGAGAACGCGACGCCCGCGGAGTTCAGCGAGGCCATCGAGGAAGGCGGCGACGTCTCCGCCCGGACCCTTCAGGAGACGCTGGCGCTGTTCTCCGACAAGAAGGTCAAGGCGCTGGTCTACAACGAGCAGACCTCCGGCCCCCAGACCGAGAAGGCCGAGCAGGCCGCCAAGGCCGCCGGGATTCCCGTGGTCCCCGTGACCGAGACGCTTCCGCACGGCAAGGACTACCTCGGCTGGATGACCGCCAACGTCGACGCGCTCGCGAGCGCGCTGGCCAAGTGAGGCCCTCCACCGTGGCCGCCGACGACACCGCGCTGATCAGTCTGCGCGGAGCGGCCCTGTCCTACGGCGAGCGCGTGCTGTGGCAAGGCCTCGACCTCGATGTGCGGCCGGGCGAGTTCCTGGCCGTACTCGGCCCCAACGGGGCGGGCAAGACCAGCTTCGTACGGGCCCTGCTGGGTCAACGGCAGTTGTCCGACGGCATGTTGACGGTCCTCGGCCGCCCGCCCCGCAAGGGCAGCCGGCACGTCGGCTACGTCCCCCAGCAGGCGACGCTGTCCGCGCAGGCGATGCTGCGCGCCCGCGACCTGGTCCGCTTCGGCATCGACGGGCACCGCTTCGGACCCCGGCCGCGCACGGCCGCCGTACGCCGTCGCGTGGACGAGGTCCTCGCCTCGGTCGGCGCCACGGCGTACGCGGACGTCCCCGTCGGCCTGCTCTCCGGCGGCGAACGGCAGCGCGTACGCATCGGGCAGGCGCTGGTGACCGACCCGCGGATCCTGCTCTGCGACGAACCGTTGCTCTCCCTCGACCTGCACCACCAGCGGGCCGTCACGGAACTGGTGGACGCCCGGCGCCGCTCCCACGGTACGGCCGTGGTGTTCGTGACCCACGAGATCAACCCCGTGCTGGGACTGGTGGACCGTGTGCTCTACCTCGCCCGCGGCGGCTACCGGGTCGGCACGCCCGACGAGGTGCTGACCTCCGAGGCGCTGTCGCAGCTGTACGGCACCCAGGTCGACGTCATCCGCGTCCGGGACCGCGTCACGGTCGTCGCCGTACCCGACGAGGCGGACAGGTCGCCGCACCACCCCGAACTACCGCACGGAGTACGGCCATGACCCTCGCCGACGGGATCTGGCAGCAGATCTTCACCTTCGACCACTACGGCGAACTGCTCGCCCTGGTCCGAAACTCCCTGATCGCCGGAGTGGCGCTCGGTCTGGTCGGCGGCCTGGTGGGCGTGTTCGTGATCATGCGGGACCTGCCGTTCGCGGTGCACGGGATCAGCGAGCTGTCGTTCGCCGGCGCCTCGGCCGCGCTGCTGCTGGGCGTCAACATCGTGGCGGGCTCGATCGTCGGTTCGCTCATCGCCGCCGGGACGATCGGGCTGCTCGGCTCCCGCGCCCGGGACCGCAACTCGGTGATCGGCACGATCATGCCGTTCGGCCTCGGGCTCGGCGTGCTGTTCCTCGCCCTGTACAAGGGTCGGGCGGCGAACAAGTTCGGGATCCTCACCGGGCAGATCGTCGCCGTCGACACCCCGCAGATGTCCTGGCTGCTCGGCACGTCGGCCGTGGTGCTCGTCGCGCTGGCGGTGATGTGGCGGCCGCTCGCCTTCGCCAGTGCCGACCCGGAGGTGGCCGAGGCGCGGGGCGTGCCGGTGCGTGGCCTGTCGTTCGCCTTCATGATCGTGCTGGGCCTCGCGGTCGCGCTGTCCGTCCAGATCGTCGGCGCGCTGCTGGTCCTCACGCTCGTCGTCACACCGGCGGCCGCCGCGGCCCGGATCACGGCCTCACCGGTGCTGTTGCCCGTTCTGAGCGTGGTGTTCGCGGTCGCCTCGATCGAGGGCGGCATCCTGCTGGCCCTCGGCGGATCCCTCCCCATCAGCCCGTACGTCACCACGATCTCGTTCGCGATCTACCTCGTGTGCAGGGCGCTCGGTACCCGCCGGACGCGGAAGTGGGGAGCCGTGCGAGCCACCTCCTGACATGAAGACATGAATGAGTCTTCATTTGTTCCTCTATCGTGGAGGCATGACTTCCACGCTCACCCCACCGTCGGCCGACGCCGCTCCGTCCGCGCGGGCCACGGCCGCGCCCCGGCGGCGTACCCGGCTGCTCGCGTTGCCGGAGGTCCGCTGGGCCGCCGCGGCCACCGCGCTGTTCCTGCTCGCGCTGCCCCTGCAACTCGCCGGAGCGCCCGCTTGGACGTGGGGCCCGCTGTACGCCCTGGCCTACGCCACGGGCGGCTGGGAGCCGGGCTGGGAAGGGCTCAAGGCCCTCAAGGACAGGACCCTCGACGTCGACCTGCTGATGGTCGTCGCCGCGCTCGGCGCCGCCTCGATCGGGCAGGTCATGGACGGGGCCCTGCTGATCGTCATCTTCGCGACCTCGGGCGCCCTGGAGGCGCTCGCCACCGCCCGCACCGCCGACTCCGTGCGCGGCCTGCTCGACCTGGCCCCCGCCACGGCCACCCGGATCGCCGCAGACGGCACCGAACAGACCGTCGCCGTGGAGGAGTTGACGGTCGGCGACACCGTCCTCGTCCGGCCCGGCGAGCGCGTCGGAGCCGACGGCCGGGTGCTGGACGGAGCCAGTGAGGTGGACCAGGCGAGCATCACCGGCGAACCGCTCCCCGCCGCGAAGGAGCCGGGCGACGAGGTGTTCGCGGGCACCCTCAACGGCACCGGCGCCCTGCGCGTCCGCGTCGAGCGCGACGCCTCCGACTCCGTGATCGCCCGGATCGTACGGATGGTGGAAGAGGCGTCCGAGACCAAGGCGCCCACGCAGCTGTTCATCGAAAAGGTCGAACAGCGCTACTCGCTGGGCATGGTGGCCGCGACGCTCGCCGTGTTCGGCGTCCCGCTCGCCTTCGGCGAGGAGTTCTCCGCGGCGCTGCTGCGCGCCATGACCTTCATGATCGTGGCCTCGCCCTGCGCGGTGGTCCTGGCCACGATGCCGCCCCTGCTGTCGGCCATCGCCATCGCCGGCCGGCACGGCGTGCTGGTGAAGTCGGCGGTGGTGATGGAACGCCTCGGCCAGGTCGACGCCGTAGCGCTGGACAAGACCGGCACCCTCACCGAAGGCACGCCGCGGGTGGTCGACGTACGGCCGCTGCCCGGCTGCGGCCTGGACGAGGACGAGTTGCTGAGGCTCGCCGCGGCGGCCGAGCACGCCAGTGAACATCCGCTGGCCCGGGCGGTGGTCGACGCCGCCCGCGACCGGCGTATCGACCTGCCCGCCGCGCAGGACTTCACCTCCGCGCCCGGCCTCGGCGTGAAGGCGGTCGTCGACGGCCGTACCGTCGAGGTGGGGGCCCCGGCCCGGCTGCTCGACGCCCCTGACGGCGAGGTCGTGGCGCTCGCCGAGGCACTTGAGGCCTCCGGCCGTACCGCCGTGGTCGTGGTCGTCGACGGCGACCCCGCCGGCGTCCTCGGCATCGCGGACCGGCTGCGGCCCGACGCCGCCGCCACCGTCGCCGCCCTCACCGCGCTCACCGGCACCGCCCCGGCCCTGCTCACCGGCGACAACCCCCGGGCCGCCGCCCACCTGGCCGCCGAGGCAGGCATCGAGGACGTGCGCGCCGGGCTGCTGCCGCAGGACAAGATGGCCGCGGTCAAGGAGATGGAGGCGGCGGGCCGCAAGGTGATGGTCGTCGGGGACGGCGTCAACGACGCGCCCGCGCTGGCAGCCGCCCACGTCGGCGTCGCCATGGGCCGGGCGGGCTCCGACCTCGCCCTGGAGACCGCCGACGCGGTGATCGTCCGCGACGAACTCGCCGCCGTCCCCGCCACCGTCGCCCTCTCCCGCCGCGCCCGGAAACTGGTCGTTCAGAACCTCGTCATCGCCGGGGTCTTCATCACCGGCCTCGTCGTCTGGGACCTCGCCGGCACGCTGCCGCTGCCCCTCGGTGTCGCGGGCCACGAGGGCTCCACGGTCCTCGTCGGCCTGAACGGGCTGCGCCTGCTGCGGGACGCGGCCTGGGAGCGGGCGGCGGCCGACGGGACCGGCTGACGGGATCGGCTGACGGGGCTGTCGTCCCGGTCGAGGCCGGCGGCCCATGGCACATGGCACAGGGGCCGCCGGTCCGCCCGGGGACACACCCGAGCAGGCCGACGGCCCCTGCCGGTCCCGCCTTTGCGGTCAGCCGCAGCGGCCCGCCGGCCGAGTGCGGGTCACCACAGCGGTGATGCCGGTGGTCGAGTCCAGCCACACCACCCGGCCGCTCCCGACCGCGGAAGCCGACGACTGCTCGCCGCGGTTGCAGGAGACCCGGCCCTTGCGGGTGGCCGGATCGTCGGGTGCACCCGACGCGGCGAACTGGTACAGCTTCGGCGCCGATTCATTGCCGATCGGGGCGCCGGCCAGGTAGGAGCCGACCGTCACCCTGTCCTCGGAGACCGTCAGGTCGTAGGCGTTCAACGCGTCCGGCCCGGTCTCCGGGCTGAGGTCCACCACACCGGAACCGTCGAGCGCGGCGCGCCGCAGGGCCCTCTTCCCGTCCGTGGGGTCGTCGTCGAGGAGCCAGAAGACATGCGTGCCGTTGATGGCCGTCGGGCCGAGACCCGTGCCGTCCGTGGTCACTTGGACCGCCTTGTTCTCGCCGGTCGCGACGTCGATGACCCGCGTGCTGACCGCGTACTCGGCGCGTACCCGCCGTCTCTCCTGGTAGGCGACCCTGCCGTGGCTCACCGACGGAGCCCAGGCCCGGTGGTAGGTGCCCCCGCCGATGCTCTCCACGTTCGCCGGGTCCTTGATGCTCAGATGGGCCACGGCCCGCCGCCCGCCGTAGGTCACGTAGTCGAAGGCGACGAGGTCACCGTCGACGTCCACCGAGCTGCCGGGGGCCCGGCCGTGCCAGAGCTTCTTCACGGGGCCGCCCGCGAGCGGCCTGGCCAGCACGTCGACGCCGTCGGAGCCGTACGCCTGCCACACCACCGTCTTCCCGTCGGTGGCCGGATTGACGTGGTAGCGCCCGTCGTTGGGGCTCATCAGCTTGATCCGTCCCTCGCCGTCGGCGCGCCCGGCCCACACCGAATACGGCTCCGAGCCGCCCTCGTCGGACTTCGACGCGGCCCACCAG containing:
- a CDS encoding prolyl oligopeptidase family serine peptidase, giving the protein MAADPRNQVTDDGGMRGAQVPAPAFMRPGTLASASVHPRDSRTGDLHEAARAAPEPVPLPEAGGPRDAVTRLRAHGCWYPSANADGTETAFICDRGGVPQLWAGSVDSDEVRLLDSSPDPVKEVLWSPDGRWIAYTTAPGGGEHSRVLCVRPDGTGRRLLAGSDPASSAYLGCWAHDSSAVAVTFAAPAAPRYEGFAGHTVTEPDPADGHFDGTRLAADWADRDGRATLLGPAAYDAAHGRESSGTPAGTTSPAAPGMAPPAAPAVRPDGGLSVYLIDPDGLASPVLLTTETHAASLRLCDLSRDGGLALLRRGPRGRREAVVRRTADSENTFAMPVADGDPWIGRFSPDGRTLWLRSNAAQGYAALFAVALDTDGGSHGVSLVAEREGSDLELLALAHDGRTAALAWNVQGASELELVETFPARQAPDSTGPARPVPLPHEVVTRVTAAGTGRLLLALSGSQRRPGVWWAHEGVAMLRTPWSSQDRDAVPPGRPPVRPVPLRLTARDGLPLSGWYYRAPGRPSDEPAPCVIHLHGGPEEQERPVFHPLYHELVGRGLDVFAPDVRGSLGHGRSFVDADLGAGRFAAFDDVADCAGHAVMAGPADPTRLAVMGRSYGGYLTFASVVWHPDLFRAAVAVCGMSDFLTFFAGTEPWIAESAAHKYGHPERDRELLHALSPMSRIDALRVPLLAVHGEHDTNVPPGESQQFVRAARERGLDAELLTLRDEGHDFLRSDNRRLFRRAAADWLERHLHA
- a CDS encoding CBS domain-containing protein, with protein sequence MTQHVRDVMTSDLTTVEPLTSVQTVARMMRDENIGAVLVTEGEQLRGLVSDRDLVIRAMAEGGDPGNTTVAEACSEDLVTVKPDDDLGLAVKVMREHSVRRVPVVDQERHAVGIVSIGDLAIERDPESALGDISAARPNR
- a CDS encoding molybdopterin oxidoreductase family protein, whose translation is MDVSVDRIALPWGSRTPYGRDEAWPVRVDTCLADGVDAGGVQRWVQAASILHSDGDAMDIAVLDGRMVGVRGRAQDRVNRGRLEPKDLFAWQANASPDRLTRPLVRRDGRLVECDWATAMDRIVAHSRELLEERGPGAIGFYTTGQLYLEEYYTLAVLARAGIGTNHLDGNTRLCTSTAAEALKESFGCDGQPGTYDDIDHADVIALFGHNLAETQPVQWMRVLDRLEGADPPRLLCVDPRPTPVAREATVHLAPRLGTNVALLNALLHEIIRTDRVDHDYIAAHTVGYEELASRVRDSTPEWAAAICDVPAARITEAAELLGSADRLLSTVLQGVYQSHQATAAAVQVNNLHLIRGMLGRPGAGVLQMNGQPTAQNTRECGADGDLPGFRNWQNDAHIAELADLWNVDPKTIPHYAPPTHAMQMFRYAEQGSLRMLWVTGTNPAVSLPELSRIRSILAQERLFVVVQDLFLTETAQLADVVLPAATWGEKTGTFTNADRTVHLSDKAVEPPGEARPDLEIFLDYAARMELRDKDGGPLITWHDPESAFEAWKRCSAGRPCDYTGLTHARLRGGTGIQWPCDEDAPHGTQRLYTDGITWAHPDVCESYGKDLETGATDDVVEYRSLNPEGKAVIRAAAYLPPHEQPDDQYPFQLATGRTIYHFHTRTKTGRTPQLNEAAPDVWVEASASDASALALEEGDLVEVSTPRGAMRGRLRVTGIRPGLLFVPFHYGYWDTKAGHAPDGETAGRAANETTVTDWDPVSKQPLFKTAAAALRRVERGDGHPAPAPTTTASAPSRADAVPGTTGGPAALVKEDAG
- a CDS encoding DUF6766 family protein — encoded protein: MTVRRFLRENGLSLAFGTGFLLALCGQAIAGHADFNNALVSDGMQPIGLGAYLTSSDFAVDVTENWQSEYLQFFLYIFVTVWLLQRGSPESKELDKAGPESDEDQLTGEHAPADAPRWARVGGWRQAVYSRSLGLVMGGIFLLSWLAQSVTGAAAYNEQRLRDLQAPVSWARYITGADFWNRTFQNWQSELLAVASMVVLSIYLRQRGSPESKPVGAAHTATGVEG
- a CDS encoding DUF6480 family protein, producing the protein MTNPDPEPTRTPHLDPGGLVPPGETPPAEESSTSGISYPQSDLRRGWGPGPLVLIMLVVVLVAIGLIAMAVAL
- a CDS encoding SOS response-associated peptidase, which gives rise to MCGRYASTRSPEDLAQLFQVAEWHPEETLAPSWNVAPTDEVWAVLERTPRGADEDEPARRRLRPLRWGLVPSWAKDAKIGAKLINARVETVHEKPAFRRAFVKRRCLLPADGFYEWDEVKDGTSGKVRKQPYFIHPEDGQVLALAGLYEFWRDPEIKDADDPAAWLLTCTIITTEATDAAGRIHPRMPLALTPEHYDAWLDPEHRSTDDLRALLTPPADGHLDARPVSPAVNSVRNNGPQLLDEVPAP